The following are encoded in a window of Saccharothrix longispora genomic DNA:
- a CDS encoding PPC domain-containing DNA-binding protein — translation MPTQPTTDPPRRPRPDEEPVIRSHELTLGRSFGVAFDHGDDFFTALTDFCTQHHVRHAYIPSFIAGFSEVDIVGTCEKLDNPEAPVWSKVHLTNVEAFGGGTLAYDETNDQVHPHIHVAVGLKEHSATGYTSHLLQAQVQFLTEMLVIEVTSPALLRRRNPDLYDVPQLHFGQ, via the coding sequence CTGCCAACACAGCCGACGACCGACCCGCCCCGACGACCGCGACCCGATGAGGAGCCCGTCATCCGCAGCCACGAACTGACCCTCGGCCGCAGCTTCGGCGTCGCCTTCGACCACGGCGACGACTTCTTCACCGCCCTGACCGACTTCTGCACACAACACCATGTCCGCCACGCCTACATCCCGAGCTTCATAGCTGGCTTCAGCGAAGTCGACATCGTCGGCACCTGCGAGAAGCTGGACAACCCCGAGGCGCCGGTCTGGTCCAAGGTCCACCTCACCAACGTCGAGGCCTTCGGCGGCGGCACCCTCGCCTACGACGAGACCAATGACCAGGTTCACCCCCACATCCACGTCGCCGTCGGCCTCAAGGAACACAGCGCCACCGGCTACACCAGCCACCTGCTGCAAGCACAGGTCCAGTTCCTCACCGAGATGCTCGTCATCGAGGTCACCAGCCCCGCGCTGCTACGCCGCCGCAACCCCGACCTCTACGACGTCCCGCAACTGCACTTCGGCCAGTAG